A stretch of Halichondria panicea chromosome 1, odHalPani1.1, whole genome shotgun sequence DNA encodes these proteins:
- the LOC135344838 gene encoding DBH-like monooxygenase protein 1 homolog codes for MVYISEIGIMKCVFFLALLLPAVLAANIDLSTYPLTADLRPGSYRLHWSFNVEEQSIRFAVNVSTTGWIGLGLSPTGGMPNSDIVIGWVNDQGQAFLDDRFATAQSLPPVDKQQDWILEAGEQENGFTVLAFRRNWTTCDQQDRDINTDTARIIFSWNDVDPVSDDPTSATYHGRQNRGTLSINLLGGQQQVPPDSDDLQTFDVAVNAVAVPSESTTYWCYVEEFPQDIRAMTHYVTKISPVITPGNELHVHHILIYECENLNATHVGFSAPCNGGGPTGIMVSQCRQGTLIVGWAVGGGDFVFPADVAYPVGGGGPRYLVMETHYDNPNQASNIVDNSGMRFSYTATPRTYDSGILQVGQTVNRQMIIPPGASQFKLFGECSSGCTNTNIPSTGINVFANTLHTHLAGFALILHHLRPDSSCGNGYRELEPIDQNLRYDFNFQQANYLTRVVNVQPGDIIRLECQYSTEGRAGVSVGGESTTEEMCLSFLNYYPRNDLTACLTNIPLVQNVYQPFLTNHVTAQQINAILTARSDAEYLNALNVIPWSPEAVESFQSSIINGPFRDSCFTVQDTSSEIFSNGLQEADAQCQYQANDPCNPGGNPGGNSASVIVASISITIMVSVMALFM; via the exons ATGGTATATATATCAGAGATTGGAATAATGAAGTGTGTATTTTTTCTTGCTCTTCTCCTCCCTGCTGTCCTGGCAGCCAATATTGACCTCTCCACCTACCCTCTGACCGCTGACCTGAGACCAGGGAGCTACAGGCTGCACTGGAGCTTTAATGTTGAGGAGCAGAGCATAAGGTTTGCAGTGAATGTGAGCACCACTGGATGGATTGGACTGGGACTATCTCCCACTGGAGGAATGCCTAACTCTGACATTGTCATTGGATGGGTCAACGATCAAGGACAAGCCTTTTTGGAT GATCGCTTTGCTACTGCACAAAGCCTCCCACCAGTTGATAAACAGCAAGACTGGATCCTAGAGGCAGGAGAACAAGAGAATGGATTCACTGTTCTTGCCTTTAGAAGAAACTGGACCACTTGTGATCAGCAAGACAGAGATATTAAT acagacacagctCGTATCATATTTAGCTGGAATGATGTGGACCCAGTTAGCGATGACCCCACTTCAGCTACGTATCACGGGCGTCAAAACCGTGGTACATTGAGTATCAACCTTCTGGGAGGACAACAACAAGTGCCTCCTGACTCGGATGATCTGCAGACCTTTGACGTTGCTGTTAATGCT gtCGCCGTTCCCAGTGAAAGTACCACCTACTGGTGCTATGTGGAAGAGTTTCCGCAAGATATCAGAGCCATGACTCATTATGTGACGAAG ATATCGCCTGTCATCACCCCTGGAAACGAGTTGCACGTCCACCACATTCTGATCTACGAGTGCGAAAATCTCAATGCTACGCATGTCGGCTTCAGTGCCCCCTGTAATGGTGGTGGGCCAACTGGGATCATGGTATCACAATGCAGACAAGGCACTCTGATAGTGGGATGGGCTGTGGGAGGAGGA GATTTTGTGTTCCCTGCTGATGTAGCTTACCCAGTGGGTGGAGGTGGTCCTCGCTATCTTGTCATGGAAACTCACTATGACAACCCTAATCAAGCCTCAA ATATTGTGGACAACTCTGGGATGAGATTCTCGTACACTGCCACTCCGCGTACCTACGATTCTGGTATTCTGCAAGTTGGACAGACGGTCAATCGCCAAATGATCATACCGCCTGGAGCCTCCCAGTTCAAACTGTTTGGAGAGTGTAGTAGCGGGTGTACTAACACAAAT ATTCCTTCAACTGGCATAAATGTCTTCGCCAACACTTTGCACACTCATCTAGCCG GATTTGCATTAATTCTTCATCACTTGAGACCTGATAGCTCTTGTGGTAATGGCTATCGTGAGCTGGAACCAATTGATCAAAATCTCCGATATGACTTTAACTTCCAGCAGGCTAACTATCTTACAAGAGTAGTTAACGTTCAGCCC GGTGACATAATTCGTTTGGAGTGTCAGTACAGCACTGAGGGGAGAGCTGGAGTGTCAGTG GGAGGGGAGAGTACAACTGAAGAGATGTGTCTCTCGTTCTTAAACTACTACCCAAGAAATGATCTAACTGCCTGTCTGACCAACATTCCTCTTGTACAGAATGTCTATCAGCCTTTCCTCACCAATCATGTGACTGC CCAGCAGATCAATGCTATTCTTACTGCCAGATCTGATGCAGAGTACCTAAATGCTCTAAATGTTATCCCATGGAGCCCTGAAGCGGTTGAGTCATTCCAAAGCAGCATTATCAACGGACCTTTTAGAGATTCGTGCTTTACTGTGCAAGAT ACGAGTAGCGAGATATTTTCCAATGGACTCCAAGAGGCTGATGCCCAGTGCCAGTATCAAGCCAATGACCCGTGTAACCCTGGAGGCAACCCTGGAGGCAACAGTGCGTCTGTGATTGTCGCTAGCATCTCCATAACCATTATGGTTTCTGTCATGGCTCTCTTCATGTGA
- the LOC135344761 gene encoding DBH-like monooxygenase protein 1, with protein MKTFALLALLLPAVLAAHIDLSTYPLTADLRPATGSYRLHWSVEGQSIRFAVNVSTTGWVGLGLSPTGGMRNSDIVIGWVNDQGQAFLHDRFATGRSLPPVDAMQDWILEGGEQENGFTILAFRRNLVTCDEQFDKDIQSDTARMIFSWNNADPVDDDPNQVMYHETNRGASSVNLLGGQQEVPPDPADLQSFDITVNITLPSERTTYWCSAFELPAELKNKTRYITKVTPVIQADNELNVHHFLIYECTNLNSNHIGYSAPCNAFGNSRDAAVSSCRRGGNPLIAGWAVGGDKFVYPADVAYPVGGDGNPHFLVMETHYDNPDLRSNISDSSGMKFFYTSTERTFSSGFLFLGHDVHPSMIIPPGVQDYRVFGECSSDCTSAHIPEEGISVFSSTLHTHLAGVGLVVHHIRRSETCGDNGWEQLKPIDQNLQYDFNFQQTVHLPEIINVKPGDILRLECIYNTTDRDLVTLGGESTMEEMCLVFLQYYPRMDLTTCVSKPALRDPQVLQPFLNDSLTPEQQEALLDGASSGNFGVATVKNALSNVSWTSDEVASLKSSVVNGPVQDLCISPMGFAETFPNGLLAVECEYQAPDPRAGICDSTTATTTIFSGAGNVVANVLMVVAITMGLMTLMV; from the exons ATGAAGACATTTGCTTTACTCGCTCTTCTCCTCCCTGCTGTCCTGGCAGCCCATATTGACCTCTCCACCTACCCTCTGACCGCTGACCTGAGACCAGCTACAGGGAGCTATAGGCTGCACTGGAGCGTTGAGGGGCAAAGTATAAGGTTTGCAGTGAATGTGAGCACCACTGGATGGGTTGGACTGGGACTGTCTCCCACTGGAGGAATGCGTAACTCTGACATCGTCATTGGATGGGTCAACGATCAAGGACAAGCCTTTTTGCAT GATCGCTTTGCCACTGGAAGAAGCCTCCCACCAGTTGATGCCATGCAAGACTGGATCCTTGAGGGTGGAGAGCAAGAGAATGGATTCACTATTCTTGCCTTCAGAAGAAATTTGGTTACTTGTGATGAACAATTTGACAAAGACATCCAG AGTGACACAGCTCGTATGATCTTCAGTTGGAATAACGCTGACCCTGTTGATGACGACCCTAATCAAGTGATGTACCATGAGACAAACCGTGGAGCATCCAGTGTTAACCTGTTGGGAGGACAACAAGAAGTGCCTCCTGATCCGGCTGATCTGCAATCCTTTGATATCACTGTTAAT ATCACTCTTCCAAGTGAAAGAACTACCTACTGGTGTTCTGCATTCGAGCTACCTGCAGAATTGAAAAACAAAACACGCTACATCACAAAG GTGACACCTGTTATTCAAGCTGACAATGAGCTGAATGTTCATCATTTCCTGATCTACGAGTGCACAAACCTCAATAGCAACCACATTGGCTACAGTGCTCCCTGTAATGCTTTTGGAAATAGTAGAGATGCTGCCGTGTCTAGTTGCCGTCGTGGTGGCAACCCTCTAATTGCTGGATGGGCTGTTGGAGGAGAT AAATTTGTATACCCCGCTGATGTGGCCTATCCGGTGGGTGGAGATGGTAATCCTCACTTTCTTGTCATGGAAACTCACTACGACAACCCTGATCTACGCTCCA ATATCTCGGATAGCTCTGGCATGAAATTCTTCTACACAAGTACAGAGCGTACTTTTAGTTCGGGTTTTCTATTTTTGGGGCATGATGTCCATCCATCCATGATTATACCCCCTGGGGTGCAAGACTACAGAGTGTTTGGAGAGTGCAGCTCTGACTGTACTAGTGCACAT ATTCCAGAGGAGGGTATCTCTGTTTTTTCCAGCACTCTGCACACCCATCTTGCTG GTGTGGGGTTGGTCGTTCATCACATAAGGAGAAGTGAGACTTGTGGTGATAATGGATGGGAACAGCTAAAGCCAATCGATCAGAATCTGCAGTACGATTTTAACTTTCAACAAACAGTTCATCTTCCAGAGATCATTAATGTCAAGCCA GGAGATATCCTGCGACTGGAATGCATCTACAATACTACGGACAGAGATCTTGTCACTTTG GGTGGTGAGAGCACAATGGAGGAGATGTGTCTGGTATTCTTACAGTACTATCCAAGGATGGATCTAACGACTTGTGTTTCAAAGCCTGCACTCAGAGATCCTCAGGTCTTGCAACCCTTCTTGAATGACTCACTGACTCC AGAGCAGCAGGAAGCTTTGCTGGATGGAGCAAGTTCTGGAAACTTTGGAGTAGCTACTGTGAAGAATGCTCTAAGTAACGTCAGTTGGACATCCGATGAAGTTGCTTCCCTGAAATCTAGTGTTGTCAATGGACCAGTACAAGATTTGTGTATCTCACCAATG GGTTTTGCGGAAACTTTCCCCAATGGCCTCCTAGCAGTAGAGTGTGAGTACCAAGCTCCTGACCCTCGGGCTGGTATCTGTGACAGTACTACTGCTACTACCACTATTTTTAGTGGAGCTGGAAATGTGGTCGCTAATGTACTTATGGTGGTAGCTATCACAATGGGACTGATGACTCTGATGGTATAA